The Toxorhynchites rutilus septentrionalis strain SRP chromosome 3, ASM2978413v1, whole genome shotgun sequence genome includes a region encoding these proteins:
- the LOC129772980 gene encoding uncharacterized protein LOC129772980 — translation MDTSRTTPKAGESNCSGCKRPNSYDDMVACDECGRWWHYTCAGVTSSVTDRRWSCIKCLPAPAKSTSTSSSARRARLQLELQHLTEQKELKRKQNDLDLEKQFSQDKFRLESAALEEEETDNRSVRNHVIETQERIKHTSEWVEKTIDPQIVVSPSPTKIPQGQPEQTGPTEPVNICQETAAATGGLDNAITTSLNQDVTQTKKKLYVSRDIKQLPNTGTLEHLQELEQQLQRCWMQLTKSKSDLQSHRSPSQPPVPTVSLDSQQQAGPSSRSTAAPLPPHRSGAQAVRNELRERITNTTQNVYSNRGHNPLSTGAPTYPPIAQSLPIECSIQSQIVPENIRLSEQPSQISHRSFHLTQEQLTARQITPRDLPDFSGDPEEWPLFYSSYKNSTATCGYTDTENMTRLQRCLKGNALKSVRYYLLAPENVPEVMRTLQTLYGRPEIIINKLIRNVRECPTPKAEKLETLMDFGLTVRNLTQHLIATGQRTHLSNPVLLHEVVEKLPSSFKLQWAEKLIACPTADLRTFSDFMSHVVESVSKVCSYVEQPFVRVDRNKNREKGYFNAHMEDKNEYGNMVVSEVKRHCLVCARDHRVQDCPKFKDSDIESRWKFVHTLKLCRTCLNPHGRRPCRNINRCGIDGCQFRHHPMLHSSRTSNALASNANLTYHHCGQSVLYRIIPVVAYGITCSVKTFAFLDEGSSTTLVESGLAHQLGLQGPQVPLCLQWTANMSRIENTSQVISVDVSEIGKKTRHTLENARTVDHLNLPQQTLRVEPLQKQFQHLIGLPVRSYENAVPQILIGLRDLSLAVPLKIKEGVKGPIASKTRLGWCIYGHVDGGRDVEHLNYHTCDCSAIVKLDTIVRDYFNREDTGVTPLQPLESVDNQRAMDLLQRTTYKVDGRFCTGLLWKNDHFELPDSYGMALRRLTCLERRMKRDPVVGESIHRQLRDYQTKQYAHRATKEELESADPRRIWYLPLGAVTNPRKPGKVRLIWDAAAVVDGISLNTLLLPGPDMLTPLHSVLFRFRQFPFAVSSDIAEMFHQIKVIEPDRHSQRFLWRDNPEDPPQIFLMDVLTFGATSSPTSAQYAKNRNAEEFAERYPRAVESILRSHYVDNLLDSFVTVEEAKSVSSEVRWIHSKGGFHIRDWVSNSQEVIRFMGEEPKEETRDLIQTKGANAERVLGMLWHHRIDTLTFSVSISDEIHTLLDTATRPTKRQVLKCIMSLFDPLGLLANFLIHGKILMQEIWRTGIKWDDRIDEHLFELWKRWTSLLDSVDGVQIPRCYFQGANPSLYDSIEAHVFCDASEEAYSAVIYFRVIRPDGVPQCRLVAAKAKVAPLKYVSIPRLELMAAVLGVRLLSFVIEGHTIPIMSRFLWSDSNTVLAWIHSKHRKYRQFVACRVGEILTSTNESEWHWVPSAMNVADEATKWTKSPHFDSTSRWFQGPDFLLGCKDQWPVPKNCITTTDEEIRPCHLHHVTDEYVPMIVYERFSRWGRMVRTMAYVMKYISLKKRGIGNRVLMQEEIRAAEMAIWRQVQAEVYSNEVAILKKNKHLQQKELLAIPKSSAIYKLTPVLDNEGILRIDGRIGLAKQITTEVKYPVILPKTHRVSFLIIDDYHRKYLHANSETIVNEVRQQYYIPQLRVLTRKVARHCQWCKVYKAHPTTPKMAPLPIARLSPFIRPFSYTGLDYFGPIQVKVLRSTAKRYVALFTCLTIRAVHVEVAYDLSTESCIEAIRRFVCRRGAPLEIHSDNGRNFCGANNVLKGQIERIETEAASTFTNAYTKWVFIPPSAPSMGGSWERLVRSIKVAMAGFSQNKKLSDEGLQTLVIEAESLVNSRPLTYLPLDSAEQEALTPNHFLLGSSSGIKQPSVLMLDAAKTARNSWDLIQQNLNHFWSRWVREYLPTLTRRTKWFGDTKAIEPGNLVIIIDENRRNGWTRGRILQVIVGQDGRIRQAVVQTAGGIFRRPVSKLAVLDVKGNGKAESATDLYGRGDVAAGALSLTTLSATRSTSTNSAKQYIPSNSK, via the coding sequence ATGGACACAAGCAGGACTACCCCGAAGGCCGGCGAATCAAACTGTTCTGGTTGTAAACGGCCCAACAGTTATGACGATATGGTAGCTTGCGACGAATGCGGAAGATGGTGGCACTACACATGTGCCGGAGTAACGTCGTCTGTCACAGATCGCCGCTGGAGTTGCATAAAGTGCTTACCAGCTCCTGCGAAATCTACATCGACTAGTTCGTCTGCTCGTCGCGCCCGTTTGCAGTTGGAACTGCAACATTTAACTGAGCAGAAAGAGTTAAAACGGAAACAAAATGACCTTGACCTAGAGAAGCAGTTTTCCCAGGATAAATTCCGGCTTGAATCAGCTGCTTTGGAAGAGGAAGAAACGGATAATCGCAGTGTTAGAAACCATGTAATTGAGACTCAGGAACGGATAAAGCACACCAGTGAGTGGGTAGAAAAAACAATCGACCCTCAGATAGTTGTGTCACCTTCGCCAACTAAAATTCCGCAAGGACAACCAGAACAGACCGGGCCAACCGAACCTGTTAATATTTGTCAAGAAACTGCTGCGGCTACCGGCGGGTTGGACAACGCCATCACAACTAGTCTAAATCAGGATGTCACCCAAACTAAAAAGAAACTTTATGTCTCTAGAGATATTAAGCAGTTACCGAATACCGGCACATTAGAACATTTACAAGAGCTCGAACAGCAGCTTCAACGTTGCTGGATGCAACTTACCAAGTCAAAATCAGATCTTCAATCTCACCGAAGCCCGAGTCAACCACCTGTACCTACAGTATCATTAGATTCTCAGCAGCAAGCTGGTCCTTCGAGTCGTTCAACCGCAGCGCCTCTACCACCACATCGGTCCGGTGCTCAAGCTGTTCGGAACGAGTTAAGAGAGCGAATAACGAATACGACTCAGAATGTATATTCTAATCGCGGACATAATCCGCTTTCCACTGGAGCACCAACATACCCTCCGATCGCTCAGAGTCTGCCAATAGAGTGCAGCATACAATCACAGATTGTCCCTGAAAATATTCGTCTATCGGAACAGCCTTCCCAGATCAGCCACCGTTCATTCCACCTAACTCAGGAACAACTAACAGCGAGGCAAATAACGCCCCGCGATCTGCCAGATTTCTCAGGTGACCCAGAGGAATGGCCTCTGTTTTATAGCAGTTATAAGAACTCGACGGCCACCTGTGGATACAcagatacagaaaacatgacaCGACTACAAAGATGCTTAAAAGGAAACGCtttgaagtccgtgaggtaTTATCTACTAGCACCGGAAAACGTTCCGGAGGTAATGAGAACTCTGCAGACCCTATATGGGCGTCCTGAAATTATCATAAACAAGCTGATAAGAAATGTACGGGAGTGTCCTACGCCCAAGGCTGAAAAGCTTGAAACCTTGATGGATTTTGGTTTAACCGTTAGAAATCTAACCCAACACTTAATCGCAACAGGACAGCGAACACATCTATCGAATCCTGTGCTGCTTCATGAGGTCGTCGAAAAACTTCCTTCAAGTTTTAAACTGCAGTGGGCAGAAAAACTCATCGCGTGTCCAACCGCTGATCTGAGAACTTTCAGTGATTTTATGTCACATGTGGTAGAATCAGTTAGCAAAGTGTGCTCGTACGTAGAGCAACCTTTCGTCAGGGTTGATCGAAATAAAAATAGAGAAAAGGGGTATTTCAATGCCCACATGGAGGACAAAAATGAATATGGAAATATGGTAGTGTCAGAAGTTAAGAGACACTGTCTCGTCTGCGCGAGAGATCACCGGGTCCAGGACTGTCCTAAGTTCAAAGACAGCGACATCGAGAGCCGTTGGAAATTTGTGCACACACTGAAGCTTTGTCGAACATGCCTGAACCCTCACGGGCGTCGTCCTTGTCGGAACATCAATCGGTGTGGAATCGACGGATGCCAATTTCGGCATCATCCAATGTTACATTCATCACGCACAAGTAACGCGCTCGCCAGTAATGCGAACCTGACATATCACCATTGTGGACAATCGGTCCTGTACCGGATAATACCGGTAGTAGCGTACGGCATCACTTGTTCCGTTAAGACCTTTGCCTTTCTGGATGAAGGGTCGTCGACGACATTAGTAGAATCTGGTCTCGCCCATCAGCTTGGATTACAGGGTCCGCAGGTACCTCTTTGCTTGCAGTGGACCGCCAACATGTCGCGAATTGAGAATACGTCACAGGTGATTTCCGTGGATGTATCAGAGATCGGGAAAAAGACTCGCCACACTCTGGAGAACGCACGGACGGTAGATCACCTCAATCTTCCCCAGCAGACGTTGAGGGTTGAACCACTCCAAAAACAATTTCAACATCTAATTGGTTTACCGGTACGCAGCTACGAAAATGCTGTTCCACAAATACTGATCGGGCTTCGTGATCTATCTTTGGCTGTACCTTTGAAGATCAAAGAAGGGGTAAAAGGACCAATAGCATCCAAGACGCGCTTAGGATGGTGTATCTACGGTCATGTAGATGGCGGACGAGACGTTGAACACCTCAATTATCACACGTGCGATTGTTCAGCCATAGTGAAGCTGGACACTATAGTACGCGATTATTTCAATCGGGAAGACACCGGTGTGACACCGCTCCAACCGCTGGAATCCGTAGACAACCAACGGGCTATGGACTTGCTCCAGCGAACGACGTACAAAGTTGACGGTAGATTCTGTACGGGTCTACTCTGGAAGAATGATCATTTCGAGCTTCCAGACAGTTACGGAATGGCACTTCGGCGACTCACATGCTTGGAGCGACGCATGAAGCGAGATCCAGTAGTAGGAGAAAGTATTCACCGCCAACTCCGTGATTATCAAACAAAACAATACGCCCATCGCGCAACGAAAGAGGAACTGGAATCCGCAGACCCTCGCCGTATTTGGTACCTTCCTTTAGGGGCTGTGACTAATCCTAGAAAACCAGGAAAAGTGCGCCTTATTTGGGACGCCGCTGCTGTTGTCGATGGTATTTCCTTGAATACTCTTCTGCTCCCTGGACCGGACATGCTGACTCCTTTACACTCAGTTTTATTTCGATTCCGACAGTTTCCATTTGCCGTCTCGAGTGACATTGCCGAGATGTTCCATCAGATTAAAGTGATAGAACCCGATCGTCATTCTCAGCGATTCTTGTGGCGTGATAATCCAGAAGATCCACCGCAGATTTTTCTAATGGACGTGCTAACCTTTGGGGCCACCAGTTCACCAACATCCGCGCAGTACGCGAAAAATAGGAACGCTGAGGAATTTGCAGAACGATACCCTAGAGCGGTAGAAAGTATTTTGAGGAGTCATTACGTCGATAATTTGCTCGATAGCTTTGTTACTGTCGAAGAAGCGAAATCCGTCTCCAGTGAAGTGCGCTGGATTCACTCCAAGGGAGGATTCCACATTCGTGATTGGGTCTCCAATAGCCAGGAAGTCATCCGTTTCATGGGCGAGGAACCGAAAGAAGAAACAAGAGACCTCATTCAAACAAAGGGTGCCAACGCCGAACGCGTGCTGGGCATGCTGTGGCATCATAGAATTGATACACTTACATTTTCCGTTTCGATTAGTGACGAAATACATACTCTTTTAGACACAGCTACACGCCCAACCAAGAGGCAAGTCTTGAAATGTATTATGTCCCTTTTTGACCCCCTGGGGTTGCTAGCCAACTTCTTAATCCACGGCAAGATCCTCATGCAAGAAATTTGGAGAACCGGGATAAAATGGGACGATCGCATCGATGAACACCTTTTCGAGCTATGGAAAAGGTGGACGAGCTTGCTTGATAGTGTGGACGGCGTTCAAATCCCAAGATGCTACTTTCAAGGGGCAAATCCATCCCTTTACGATTCGATCGAAGCACACGTGTTCTGCGATGCGAGCGAAGAAGCTTATTCAGCAGTGATCTACTTCCGCGTAATCAGACCAGATGGAGTCCCACAGTGTAGACTAGTGGCAGCTAAAGCAAAGGTGGCTCCGTTAAAATATGTTTCTATCCCTCGCTTAGAGCTAATGGCTGCTGTATTAGGTGTCCGTCTGCTGTCGTTCGTTATCGAAGGTCACACAATACCGATCATGAGCAGGTTTCTCTGGTCTGATTCGAACACAGTGCTGGCATGGATTCATTCGAAACATCGAAAGTACAGGCAATTCGTTGCCTGCCGCGTCGGTGAAATATTGACTtcaacaaacgaaagtgagtggCACTGGGTACCGAGTGCGATGAATGTGGCTGATGAGGCCACCAAATGGACAAAAAGTCCACATTTTGATTCAACCAGCAGATGGTTCCAAGGACCAGATTTCCTTCTGGGATGTAAGGATCAATGGCCTGTTCCGAAGaattgtatcacaaccacagaCGAAGAAATTCGCCCATGCCATCTTCATCATGTGACGGACGAATACGTTCCAATGATCGTATATGAACGATTTTCCCGATGGGGCCGCATGGTGAGGACCATGGCTTACGTTATGAAGTATATATCCTTGAAAAAACGAGGAATTGGGAACAGGGTTCTAATGCAGGAAGAGATTCGGGCAGCAGAGATGGCGATATGGCGACAAGTCCAAGCTGAAGTCTATTCGAACGAGGTGGCCATTCTGAAGAAGAATAAACATCTACAGCAAAAGGAGTTACTAGCGATACCTAAATCCAGCGCTATTTATAAGTTGACTCCAGTTCTTGACAACGAAGGGATTCTACGCATCGATGGTCGCATTGGATTGGCAAAACAGATCACGACTGAGGTAAAATATCCTGTGATCCTACCCAAGACACATCGGGTGTCCTTCCTAATCATCGACgattaccatcgaaaatatcttCATGCTAATTCCGAAACCATTGTCAACGAAGTAAGGCAACAATATTACATACCGCAGCTACGCGTACTCACAAGAAAAGTGGCACGACATTGTCAGTGGTGTAAAGTGTATAAAGCACACCCAACTACACCGAAGATGGCGCCACTACCCATCGCACGGCTCTCACCTTTCATCCGACCTTTCAGCTATACCGGATTAGACTACTTCGGTCCAATACAAGTGAAAGTGTTACGATCAACTGCTAAAAGGTACGTTGCTTTGTTCACGTGTCTTACTATCAGGGCGGTACACGTAGAAGTGGCGTATGATCTTTCTACGGAGTCGTGCATCGAAGCAATACGTCGGTTTGTGTGTCGACGGGGGGCGCCACTCGAAATCCATTCCGATAATGGTCGAAACTTCTGCGGGGCGAACAATGTGCTGAAAGGGCAAATCGAACGAATTGAAACGGAAGCAGCATCAACATTCACGAATGCATACACAAAGTGGGTGTTCATCCCACCGTCAGCCCCCAGTATGGGTGGTAGCTGGGAGCGTTTGGTGCGATCGATTAAGGTGGCGATGGCTGGTTTCTCTCAAAACAAAAAGCTAAGTGATGAAGGTCTCCAAACACTCGTGATTGAAGCAGAATCTCTCGTGAATAGCAGGCCACTCACTTACCTGCCGTTAGATTCAGCAGAGCAGGAAGCTTTGACGCCGAACCATTTTCTGCTAGGCAGCAGTAGTGGTATCAAACAACCATCTGTTCTCATGTTGGATGCAGCAAAAACGGCTCGCAACTCCTGGGATCTGATTCAGCAGAATCTAAATCACTTCTGGTCTCGATGGGTGCGAGAGTATCTACCGACTCTTACTAGACGAACCAAGTGGTTTGGAGATACCAAAGCAATTGAACCTGGTAACTTAGTCATCATCATAGACGAGAACAGAAGAAACGGCTGGACCAGGGGACGAATCTTGCAGGTGATCGTCGGTCAAGATGGGCGCATACGACAAGCTGTGGTGCAAACAGCAGGAGGCATATTCCGCCGGCCAGTGTCAAAGCTGGCGGTATTGGACGTAAAAGGTAATGGTAAAGCTGAGTCTGCAACTGATCTTTACGGGAGGGGGGATGTTGCTGCAGGGGCACTTTCACTGACGACCCTATCTGCAACTAGAAGCACGTCTACCAACAGCGCCAAGCAGTACATACCGTCAAACTCCAAATGA